TTATGCGCGACGATGCCCCCATCGCCTGGGCGTTGGGAAAAATATGGTGCGTTCCATGCGATATTGGTGTATGGCCTTGCATGTGCTAGAGGAAAGCGATCGCACTCTCACCGCTACCTCCTTTGGTCAACATGTATTAGGCGATCAAGGCTACGATCCATGTCTAGAAGATCCGGCCTCCCTCTGGCTGTTGTACG
The Leptolyngbya sp. CCY15150 DNA segment above includes these coding regions:
- a CDS encoding DUF4007 family protein — encoded protein: MVRSMRYWCMALHVLEESDRTLTATSFGQHVLGDQGYDPCLEDPASLWLLYGSLLKPPCLATAWDIAFNQFPRLEFPSDELDFIGNRREVAASQLYL